GGAGCTATGCTCACATTGTCGTCAATCAAAGCCACATCGTACATGGCGTAAATATTTAATCCCCGTCCATACCATTTTAATTTGATGTCGTCGGGTTTTTCGAGCCAGTTATCATGTGCGAGTTCAAGAATTAGGCGGTCTTTAGAGCCTTTCAGTTTGCTTGCTGCTTTTCCTCCTTGTGCAAAAACACCGGGCGAAACACAAAGCATGGCCATCAGTAGCAGGGAAACAATGTTTTTCATGTTGTTTGTTTTTCAAAAATATAAAAATGACTCTTCCTGTTGCAGGAAGGTCTATTATTAACGGTGCTAATTTATGGATTCTTTTTGGCTTACCCGATAATTTTTAAAAAAACGTGAGGTTTGTTACCCGACGCTATAACTATATGCTGAAAGTCCTAAATCGGATTAGTATAATTTATGAACCAAACCTTTTATTTTGTACCTTTGCCTGTGTAAGGAAGCGTTGAAGCATGTCTGCGGCTGGAAATTTTTGTTAAGTGAAAGGAGACATATCTTCAGACATTGAACCGGATAACGCTAATACGGGATAAATCATCCCGCGGAACATTACAACAGTTGACCAATGGAAAAAAACTGGGTTAAAATTTACAGCACTACCCAACGCTATTTTGCAGAAATTCTCAAAAACATGCTGCTTAATCATGACATACCTTGTGTGGTTATTGATAAGACAGATTCTTCTTATTTGGTTTTTGGAGAAGCAGAGCTATATTCCCCCAAAGAGAAAGCAGACGAAGCCATCTTGTTAATCGAACAACAAAACGTATGAGCGGATTAGGAAAAAGGGTGGTTACGGCGCTTATTTTGGCAACTATTGCATTTACCTGCCTTTTTACAAGCAGTTATTTGCTCATGATGCTGCTTTTGTTGTTTGTATTGGGAGGGGTTTGGGAGTTTGCGGTGATGTTACAAATGCAGGAAGGAATTGCGCCCAACCGCACCCCTTTGTTTGATAAACTGGCAGTTACAGCTCTCGGTGGGTTGGTTTACCTGCTGCTTTCGGGCATTTTAACCGGCCTTGTGCCTGCCAAATATTGGGTAGTTCTTCCGCCTTTGTTGTTTTTGCCGGTTATCCGGGAACTATATGCCAAACCCAAAGGCTTGTTTGTCCGGTTTTCACTCCACCTGACCGGAATTTTATACGTTTCCGTTCCCTGCGCTTTGGTCAATGCCCTCGCAATTTACGGAACAGATGCCGGCTATAAGCCCTTTTTTATTCTCAGTATTTTTCTGCTAATCTGGGCAAACGATACGGGGGCCTATTTTGCCGGTAAACTGTTTGGAAAAACGCCTTTGTTCAAAAGTGTTTCGCCCAACAAAACCTGGGAAGGCAGCCTCGGCGGGGCTTTTTTGACTTTGTTAATGGCGGTGATTATTGCTCAGTTTATACCGGTAATTTCTTTGACCGATTGGTTGGTTATCGCGGGTTTTTCCATCACCGCCGGAACCTGGGGCGATTTAGCCGAGTCGATGTTTAAGAGAAATATCGGTGTTAAAGATTCCGGAACCCTTTTACCCGGCCATGGCGGTGTTTTAGACCGTTTGGATGCCGTGTTTTTAGTCATTCCGTTTGTTTGGTGTTGGTTGAACTTAGCGAAGTAGTTTGATTGGCGCAAAGCTTTAGATTTTTCAAAAAATACGCGGTTTAAATAATTTCTACTTCTGTTTTTCGAATTCTACCAACCGGTTAATAACCTTGTTTTGCTTTGCTAAAACAAAAAAAGAGCAACCCCATCGGGATTGCCCTTTTTTTATTGATGTAACCGTCCGAAAAACCGGAGATACCACCTAAATGTTCCGATTAACGAACAACGAGCATTTTAGCGGTAGATGTCGTTGTTTCGGTTTCGAGAACGATTAAATACTGACCACTTGGAACTGAGGTTCCGTTTTCGTCAATACCATCCC
This is a stretch of genomic DNA from Sphingobacteriales bacterium. It encodes these proteins:
- a CDS encoding DUF2007 domain-containing protein → MEKNWVKIYSTTQRYFAEILKNMLLNHDIPCVVIDKTDSSYLVFGEAELYSPKEKADEAILLIEQQNV
- a CDS encoding phosphatidate cytidylyltransferase, coding for MSGLGKRVVTALILATIAFTCLFTSSYLLMMLLLLFVLGGVWEFAVMLQMQEGIAPNRTPLFDKLAVTALGGLVYLLLSGILTGLVPAKYWVVLPPLLFLPVIRELYAKPKGLFVRFSLHLTGILYVSVPCALVNALAIYGTDAGYKPFFILSIFLLIWANDTGAYFAGKLFGKTPLFKSVSPNKTWEGSLGGAFLTLLMAVIIAQFIPVISLTDWLVIAGFSITAGTWGDLAESMFKRNIGVKDSGTLLPGHGGVLDRLDAVFLVIPFVWCWLNLAK